The proteins below come from a single Torulaspora delbrueckii CBS 1146 chromosome 5, complete genome genomic window:
- the SUI2 gene encoding translation initiation factor eIF2 subunit alpha (similar to Saccharomyces cerevisiae SUI2 (YJR007W); ancestral locus Anc_5.157), giving the protein MSTSHCRFYENKYPEIDDIVMVNVQQIAEMGAYVKLLEYDNIEGMILLSELSRRRIRSIQKLIRVGKNDVVVVLRVDKEKGYIDLSKRRVSSEDIIKCEEKYQKSKTVHAILRYCAEKFQISLEELYKTIAWPLSRKYGHAYEAFKLSIIDETVWEGIEPPSKEVFDELKVYISKRLTPQAVKIRADVEVSCFSYEGIDAIKEALKAAEALSTEQMQIKVKLVAAPLYVITTQSLDKQHGVELLEKAIEQINQSISKYNGVCNITMAPKAVTATEDAELQALLESKELDNRSDSEDDEDESDSD; this is encoded by the coding sequence TGATGACATTGTCATGGTCAACGTCCAGCAAATCGCTGAGATGGGTGCTTATGTGAAACTTTTAGAATACGATAACATTGAGGGTATGATATTGTTGAGTGAATTGTCCCGTAGACGTATTAGATCCATCCAGAAATTGATCAGAGTTGGAAAGAACGATGTTGTCGTTGTGCTTCGTGTGGACAAGGAAAAAGGTTACATTGATCTTTCCAAACGTCGTGTTTCCTCCGAAGATATTATCAaatgtgaagaaaaatacCAGAAATCCAAGACTGTGCATGCCATTTTAAGATACTGTGctgagaaatttcaaatttcacTGGAAGAATTGTACAAGACTATCGCATGGCCATTAAGTCGAAAATACGGTCATGCATACGAAGCTTTCAAGCTTTCtatcatcgatgaaacCGTTTGGGAAGGTATTGAACCTCCTTCCAAGGAGGTCTTTGACGAATTGAAAGTCTACATTTCTAAGAGACTGACTCCACAGGCAGTCAAGATCAGAGCCGATGTTGAGGTCTCATGCTTCAGTTACGAAGGTATCGATgccatcaaagaagcccTTAAGGCTGCAGAAGCCCTCTCTACGGAACAAATGCAAATTAAGGTCAAACTAGTGGCCGCTCCACTTTACGTCATCACCACTCAATCTCTAGACAAGCAACATGGTGTTGAACTACTGGAGAAAGCCATTGAACAGATTAACCAATCTATTTCCAAATACAACGGTGTCTGTAACATTACAATGGCTCCAAAGGCAGTTACTGCTACCGAAGATGCAGAGCTACAGGCTCTCTTGGAGAGTAAAGAGCTCGATAACAGATCCGACTCTGAAGACGACGAAGACGAGTCTGACTCTGACTAA
- the MHO1 gene encoding Mho1p (similar to Saccharomyces cerevisiae YJR008W; ancestral locus Anc_5.156) — protein sequence MSIRPATHAGSWYSNHGNELSTQLRGYLDDTGKSAVRSARLIISPHAGYRYCGPTMAYSYASLDIDSNVKRIFILGPSHHVYFRNQIFVTKFESLETPLGDLQVDQALCQKLMKLQDGHLFVPMDHDADMGEHSLEMQFPMLVQTLKWRNVPLESVKVVPMLVSHNSAEVDLAVGQVLKTYMDDPSNLFIISSDFCHWGRRFAYTGYVGSEDELKDALQQETEIEMLTARSKLSHHQIDIWQSIEILDKMAMKVLSDTANEARYNAWKQYLDITGNTICGARPIAVILSTLSQIDEASHKIDFQWPNYSQSSHVNSLDHSSVSYAAGYATLG from the coding sequence ATGTCTATACGTCCTGCTACACATGCCGGTTCCTGGTATTCGAACCATGGGAATGAATTATCAACGCAATTGCGAGGATATTTGGATGATACGGGGAAAAGTGCTGTCAGAAGTGCTAGATTGATCATTTCACCTCATGCTGGCTACCGTTATTGTGGTCCCACTATGGCTTATTCTTATGCTTCATTGGATATTGATTCTAATGTGAAGAGAATCTTTATACTAGGGCCCTCTCATCACGTATATTTCAGAAACCAGATATTTGTAACCAAGTTTGAATCGTTGGAGACACCACTGGGTGATTTACAAGTTGACCAGGCTCTATGTCAGAAACTAATGAAATTACAGGATGGCCATCTATTTGTCCCGATGGATCATGATGCTGATATGGGTGAACACTCTTTGGAAATGCAATTCCCAATGCTAGTTCAAACTTTAAAATGGAGAAATGTGCCATTGGAGAGTGTCAAGGTGGTTCCTATGTTAGTTTCTCATAACAGTGCGGAAGTCGATCTTGCAGTGGGACAAGTCTTAAAGACTTACATGGATGACCCTAGTAATttattcatcatcagtagTGATTTCTGCCATTGGGGACGTAGATTTGCATACACTGGCTATGTTGGTAGtgaagatgagttgaaagatgcaTTACAACAAGAGACGGAGATTGAAATGTTGACCGCTAGAAGTAAACTGTCacatcatcaaattgatatctggcaatcaattgaaattcttgataagATGGCAATGAAAGTCTTAAGTGATACGGCAAACGAGGCAAGATACAACGCTTGGAAACAGTATTTGGACATAACCGGAAATACGATTTGTGGTGCTAGACCGATCGCTGTGATCCTAAGTACATTGAGTCAAATCGATGAAGCATCACACAAGATCGATTTCCAATGGCCAAATTACTCACAAAGTTCCCACGTTAATAGTCTGGATCATAGTAGTGTCAGTTACGCTGCAGGCTATGCAACTTTAGGTTAG
- the TDH2 gene encoding glyceraldehyde-3-phosphate dehydrogenase (phosphorylating) TDH2 (similar to Saccharomyces cerevisiae TDH3 (YGR192C) and TDH2 (YJR009C); ancestral locus Anc_5.155), with protein MVRIAINGFGRIGRLVLRIALSRKNVEVVAVNDPFISTDYAAYMFKYDSTHGRYAAEVSHDDKHIIVDGHKIAVYQERDPANLPWGKENIDIAVDSTGVFKELDTAQKHIDAGAKKVVITAPSSTAPMFVMGVNADKYTSDLKIVSNASCTTNCLAPLAKVINDAFGIKEGLMTTVHSMTATQKTVDGPSHKDWRGGRTASGNIIPSSTGAAKAVGKVLPELQGKLTGMAFRVPTVDVSVVDLTVNLNKETTYDEIKKVVKAAAEGEMKGVLGYTEDDVVSSDFLGDSHSSIFDAAAGIQLTPTFVKLVSWYDNEYGYSTRVVDLVEHVASA; from the coding sequence atggtcaGAATTGCTATTAACGGTTTCGGTAGAATCGGTAGATTGGTTCTAAGAATCGCTTTGTCTAGAAAGAACGTCGAAGTTGTTGCCGTCAACGATCCTTTCATCTCCACTGACTACGCTGCTTACATGTTCAAGTACGACTCTACTCACGGTAGATACGCTGCTGAAGTTTCCCACGATGACAAGCACATCATCGTCGATGGTCACAAGATCGCTGTGTACCAAGAGAGAGACCCAGCTAACTTGCCATGGGGTAAGGAGAACATCGACATTGCTGTCGACTCCACTGGTGTCTTCAAGGAATTGGACACTGCTCAAAAGCACATTGATGCTGGTGCCAAGAAGGTTGTCATCACTGCTCCATCTTCCACCGCCCCAATGTTCGTTATGGGTGTCAACGCTGACAAATACACTTCCGACTTGAAGATTGTCTCCAACGCTTCCTGTACCACCAACTGTTTGGCTCCATTGGCCAAGGTTATCAACGATGCTTTCGGTATCAAGGAAGGTTTGATGACCACTGTCCACTCCATGACTGCTACCCAAAAGACTGTCGACGGTCCATCCCACAAGGACTGGAGAGGTGGTAGAACCGCTTCCGGTAACATCATCCCATCTTCCACTGGTGCTGCCAAGGCTGTCGGTAAGGTCTTGCCTGAATTGCAAGGTAAGTTGACCGGTATGGCTTTCAGAGTCCCAACCGTCGATGTCTCTGTTGTTGACTTGACTGTTAACTTGAACAAGGAAACCACCTAcgatgagatcaagaaggtcGTCAAGGCTGCTGCTGAAGGTGAAATGAAGGGTGTCTTGGGTTACACTGAGGATGACGTTGTCTCTTCTGACTTCTTGGGTGACTCTCACTCTTCCATCTTCGATGCTGCTGCCGGTATCCAATTGACCCCAACTTTCGTCAAGTTGGTTTCCTGGTACGACAACGAATACGGTTACTCTACCAGAGTTGTCGACTTGGTTGAACACGTTGCCTCTGCTTAA
- the MET3 gene encoding sulfate adenylyltransferase (similar to Saccharomyces cerevisiae MET3 (YJR010W); ancestral locus Anc_5.154): MPAPHGGVLQDLVARDAPKRQELLKEAESGQLTQWDLTGRQICDLELILNGGFSPLDGFLSEKDYNSVVNESRLADGTLWTIPINLDVDEKFAKSISVDQRIVLLQDNEIPVAILTVKDIYKPEKQIEAKKVFRGDPEHPAVSYLYNIAGEYYVGGSLEAIQLPQHYDYPGLRKSPAQLRSEFESRQWDRVVAFQTRNPMHRAHRELTVRAAREANAKVLIHPVVGLTKPGDIDHHTRVRVYQEIIKRYPSGIAFMSLLPLAMRMGGDREAVWHAIIRKNYGATHFIVGRDHAGPGKNSKGVDFYGPYDAQELVESYKHELDIQVVPFRMVTYLPDEDRYAPIDEIDTTTTKTLNISGTELRKRLRTGGPIPEWFSYPEVVKILRESNPPRSKQGFAIVIEDSFKVSRHQLSIALLSTFLQFGGGRHYKIFDHKENDSDLLALVPDFIQSGTGLIVPKEWSSSAVNASNVYKLGASDNADIKLENVDESIQHIVQKAVLFLEDNAFINF, encoded by the coding sequence ATGCCTGCTCCTCACGGTGGTGTTTTACAAGATCTGGTAGCTAGAGATGCTCCAAAGAGACAAGAGTTATTGAAAGAGGCTGAATCTGGTCAATTGACTCAATGGGATTTGACTGGGAGACAGATTTGtgatttggaattgattttgaatggTGGGTTTTCTCCATTGGATGGATTTTTAAGTGAAAAGGATTATAATAGTGTTGTGAATGAGTCTAGATTGGCTGATGGGACCCTATGGACTATTCCAATTAATTTGGACGTTGATGAGAAATTTGCCAAATCTATTTCTGTTGATCAGAGAATCGTGTTGTTGCAGGACAATGAAATTCCAGTGGCTATTTTGACGGTGAAAGATATTTACAAGCCAGAAAAGCAGATTGAGGCTAAGAAAGTGTTTAGAGGTGATCCTGAACACCCTGCTGTTAGTTACTTGTACAATATCGCTGGCGAATACTATGTTGGTGGTTCTTTAGAAGCTATCCAATTACCACAACATTATGATTATCCCGGTTTGAGAAAGAGTCCAGCTCAGTTGAGATCTGAGTTTGAGTCTAGACAATGGGATCGTGTTGTTGCTTTCCAAACTCGTAACCCAATGCACAGAGCTCATAGAGAATTGACAGTTAGGGCCGCCAGAGAGGCTAATGCTAAGGTTTTGATTCACCCAGTGGTGGGTTTGACTAAACCTGGTGATATTGATCATCATACTCGTGTGAGAGTTTATCAAGAGATTATTAAGAGATATCCAAGTGGTATCGCTTTTATGTCTTTACTACCGTTGGCTATGAGAATGGGTGGTGACAGAGAAGCAGTTTGGCATGCGATTATTAGAAAGAACTATGGTGCTACTCATTTCATTGTTGGTAGAGATCATGCTGGTCCTGGTAAGAACTCCAAGGGTGTTGATTTCTATGGTCCTTACGATGCTCAGGAATTGGTTGAATCTTACAAACACGAATTGGATATTCAAGTTGTTCCATTCAGAATGGTTACTTACTTGCCAGATGAAGATCGTTATGCTCCAatcgatgagattgatACTACAACTACGAAGACTCTAAATATTTCCGGTACCGAGTTAAGAAAGAGACTAAGAACTGGTGGTCCAATTCCAGAATGGTTCTCATACCCAGAAGTCGTTAAGATCTTGAGAGAATCAAACCCACCAAGATCAAAGCAAGGTTTTGCAATTGTTATCGAggactctttcaaagtatccCGTCATCAATTGTCCATTGCTCTACTATCGACATTCTTGCAATTCGGTGGTGGTAGACATTAcaagatttttgatcacAAGGAAAATGACAGTGATTTACTAGCATTGGTACCTGATTTCATCCAATCCGGTACTGGTTTGATCGTTCCAAAGGAATGGTCTTCTTCTGCAGTGAATGCTTCCAATGTCTACAAACTTGGAGCTTCCGATAATGCTGATATCAAGTTGgaaaatgttgatgaatCGATCCAACACATTGTTCAAAAGGCTGTTCTCTTCTTAGAAGATAACGCATTTATCAATTTTTAA
- the PDX1 gene encoding Pdx1p (similar to Saccharomyces cerevisiae PDX1 (YGR193C); ancestral locus Anc_5.153) yields MLSSGFAKISRTVLLRQLSARYVSTTMRLSKAQVFAMPAMSPTMERGGVVEWKYKVGEKFSAGDVILEVETDKAQIDVEAQDDGQLAKIIVDNGAKDVVVGEPIAYIAEVDDDLATLELPKAAEKSKAPPKKQDEAKKNDEVKKAPAKPKSTETKATSSETLQKADPKQTLFPSVSSLLAENGISKEDAFSNIKATGKAGRLLKGDVLAYLGKISTESNVKIADYIKSGERLDLSNIELRVPESKPAVKENAPVAKSEPVILSEQLVLECPANVQEEELQRSVRAFLQEAYHYTHEAPLANARSDRFDPIFEDLITAAPSQPRFKYTYQLISLTDEITPAGHQDIFDLLSGSETTQRVNATDGDSAAKKEYVLNFNVQVNEKFDDANEKSQRFVDYLKQLQFV; encoded by the coding sequence ATGTTATCTTCAGGTTTTGCTAAAATTTCGAGAACGGTGCTGTTAAGACAGCTATCGGCAAGATATGTCAGCACTACAATGAGGCTTTCGAAAGCCCAGGTATTCGCCATGCCAGCCATGTCACCTACGATGGAGAGAGGCGGTGTTGTGGAGTGGAAGTACAAAGTTGGTGAGAAGTTCTCTGCAGGCGATGTAATCTTGGAGGTCGAGACTGACAAGGCACAGATTGATGTTGAAGCGCAGGATGATGGTCAATTAGCCAAAATTATTGTAGACAATGGTGCCAAGGATGTAGTTGTGGGTGAACCAATAGCATATATTGCAGAGGTCGATGATGATCTAGCTACGCTGGAGCTACCAAAGGCAGCTGAAAAGTCCAAGGCACCCCCAAAGAAGCAAGATGaagcgaagaagaacgatgaagtgaaaaaagctCCAGCTAAACCAAAATCAACTGAGACAAAGGCAACGTCTAGTGAGACTCTACAAAAGGCTGACCCAAAACAAACTTTGTTCCCCTCTGTCAGCTCTCTGCTAGCTGAAAACGGTATCTCAAAGGAGGATGCCTTCAGTAACATTAAAGCAACGGGAAAAGCCGGTAGACTATTGAAAGGTGATGTGTTGGCATACCTGGGCAAAATCTCTACTGAATCTAATGTCAAAATCGCGGATTATATCAAGAGCGGCGAACGTTTGGATTTGTCCAACATCGAATTGAGAGTCCCAGAGTCAAAGCCAGCTGTGAAAGAAAACGCACCTGTGGCAAAGTCTGAACCTGTGATTCTCAGTGAACAGCTGGTTTTAGAGTGTCCAGCCAATGTACAGGAGGAAGAATTACAAAGATCAGTTCGCGCATTCTTGCAAGAAGCGTACCACTACACTCACGAAGCTCCTCTGGCAAATGCCAGGTCGGATCGATTTGatccaatttttgaagatttgatcacCGCTGCACCAAGTCAGCCAAGATTCAAATACACTTATCAGCTTATCTCGTTGACCGATGAAATTACACCAGCAGGTCATCAAGATATCTTTGACTTATTATCTGGGTCGGAGACAACCCAGAGAGTCAACGCTACTGACGGTGACAGCGCCGCCAAGAAGGAATATGTGTTGAACTTCAATGTGCAAGTAAATGAAAAGTTCGATGATGCTAATGAAAAATCCCAGAGATTTGTTGATTACTTAAAACAATTGCAATTTGTATAG
- the XKS1 gene encoding xylulokinase (similar to Saccharomyces cerevisiae XKS1 (YGR194C); ancestral locus Anc_5.152), producing MTGSQESYYLGFDLSTQQLKCLAINKELKIVHSETVDFKRDFPQYKTTKGVYIRGDVIDCPVAMWLEAIDLIFAKFSKSGFDLSLVKAISGSCQQHGSVYLSGAADGLLKSLNAKKGSLFDQLVPEALARETAPNWQDHSTGKQCEEFQNAVGGPQELAKITGSRAHFRFTGTQILKIAEEEPEVYANTKAIALVSSFVASVLSGSLTALEEADACGMNLYDVAKREFDDKLLSLIDKDKTTIEKKLLAPPIKCDKPVRLSSISSYFAEKYGFSPDCSIFPFTGDNLATICSLPLKKNDVLVSLGTSTTILLVTEQYHPSADYHLFIHPTMPNSYMGMICYCNGSLAREKIRDELNGNETSRDWTLFNEALSDDSLANEDEIGVYFPLGEIVPSVEATYKRAKFDPKSGEITKFVDSFEDKKHDAKNIVESQALSCRVRISPLLSSTVSPANTKNQDLTVKFDYDEFPLSEYFHKRPNKAFFVGGASKNNAIVKKFAQVIGATQGNYRLETPNSCALGGCYKALWSDLFYSKQTTLHYDQFLNERFPWDDLEYVCDSDDGAWNAYNNKIVPLSRLEATL from the coding sequence ATGACTGGTTCTCAGGAATCTTACTACTTAGGGTTCGATCTCTCGACCCAACAGTTGAAATGTCTAGCGATTAACAAGGAACTAAAGATAGTTCACTCGGAAACTGTGGATTTCAAGCGGGATTTCCCTCAATACAAGACCACAAAGGGTGTGTACATCCGTGGGGATGTGATTGATTGTCCTGTGGCTATGTGGCTTGAAGCTATTGACTTAATATTCGCTAAATTCTCGAAATCGGGTTTCGATTTGAGTCTGGTGAAGGCTATTTCGGGTTCATGTCAGCAGCATGGGTCGGTCTACTTGAGTGGTGCTGCTGATGGTTTGCtaaaatctttgaatgcCAAGAAAGGTTCTTTGTTCGATCAATTAGTACCAGAAGCGTTGGCAAGAGAAACCGCACCTAATTGGCAGGATCACAGTACGGGAAAACAGTGTGAAGAGTTCCAGAATGCAGTGGGAGGCCCACAGGAGTTGGCCAAGATTACTGGCTCTAGGGCTCACTTCAGATTTACCGGAACGCAAATATTGAAGAtcgcagaagaagaacctgAAGTGTATGCGAACACCAAGGCCATCGCACTAGTCTCCAGTTTCGTTGCCTCTGTGCTAAGCGGCTCATTGACTGCCTTGGAAGAAGCAGATGCCTGTGGAATGAATTTATATGATGTGGCTAAACgtgaatttgatgataaacTACTGTCGTTGATCGACAAGGACAAGACTACcattgagaagaaactATTGGCGCCACCAATTAAGTGTGACAAACCAGTGCGCTTATCGTCGATCTCGTCATACTTTGCTGAGAAATATGGATTCAGCCCCGACTGTTCGATCTTCCCTTTTACTGGTGATAATCTTGCCACTATCTGTTCGTTGCCATTAAAGAAGAATGACGTCTTGGTTTCACTCGGGACAAGTACTACTATTCTGCTGGTGACAGAACAGTACCATCCCTCAGCAGATTATCACTTATTCATCCATCCAACGATGCCTAACAGTTACATGGGGATGATTTGTTACTGTAACGGTTCGTTGGCTCGTGAAAAGATCCGGGACGAACTCAATGGCAATGAGACCAGCCGTGATTGGACTTTATTCAACGAGGCTCTAAGCGATGATTCATTAGCTAACGAAGACGAGATCGGCGTCTACTTCCCACTGGGTGAAATTGTCCCCAGTGTAGAAGCCACATACAAGAGAGCTAAGTTTGATCCAAAATCCGGCGAAATAACCAAATTCGTCGACTCCTTCGAAGACAAGAAACACGATGCCAAGAATATTGTAGAATCACAAGCACTAAGTTGTCGTGTACGGATCTCTCCgctactttcttcaacagttTCGCCTGCAAACACCAAGAATCAGGACTTAACGGTCAAGTTCGACTACGACGAGTTCCCATTGAGTGAATATTTCCACAAGAGACCCAACAAGGCCTTCTTTGTCGGAGGTGCCTCAAAGAACAATGCCATCGTCAAGAAGTTCGCTCAAGTCATCGGTGCCACACAAGGAAACTACAGATTAGAGACACCAAATTCGTGCGCATTGGGAGGTTGCTACAAAGCATTGTGGTCTGACTTGTTCTACTCGAAACAAACAACCTTGCACTATGAccaattcttgaatgaGAGATTTCCATGGGATGACCTCGAGTACGTGTGTGATTCAGACGATGGAGCCTGGAATGCTTACAATAACAAGATTGTGCCATTAAGTAGACTAGAAGCTACACTTTGA
- the SPC1 gene encoding signal peptidase complex subunit SPC1 (similar to Saccharomyces cerevisiae SPC1 (YJR010C-A); ancestral locus Anc_5.151), whose protein sequence is MSEILEEIKNKLVFPIDYPSQEKTEWLQNALLALGALISCVVGFYKQSLVYLLAVYIFSVVLTLIVVLPAYPAYTARKLEWVRPKIIN, encoded by the coding sequence ATGTCTGAAATCCtagaagaaatcaagaataagCTGGTTTTTCCAATCGACTATCCCAGCCAGGAGAAAACCGAGTGGTTACAAAATGCTCTGCTGGCTCTCGGAGCTCTCATATCATGTGTTGTCGGTTTCTACAAGCAATCTCTCGTATATTTGCTAGCTGTTTACATCTTCTCGGTGGTGCTCACGTTGATCGTGGTTCTACCTGCCTATCCGGCCTACACAGCCAGAAAGCTCGAATGGGTGAGACCTAAGATAATCAATTGA
- the CAL4 gene encoding Cal4p (similar to Saccharomyces cerevisiae YJR011C; ancestral locus Anc_5.150), which translates to MNGQTTNENVEENVTGAFPVPLHRIEQDMTFQEKKNLLLLNQIILFILNTSHYMTDLIYALYFLSYCERKNGEDTLVNEDKKVVDQLAEIRKQLYALVYQVRTNFRQLLDDCDMASLDSAPKFRKLIDRNLICVLGVINELLISEMKAFSAPLSLQLHNCVMGFANIHQFLRRVPLHHQYQITKPQLDVLLRALGHELIPSWKYQLDLLNFKLFNLLASHDSIVAHYREATKDLDTDVRDGPGFKRFVAWLKDEIMGNVAV; encoded by the coding sequence ATGAATGGCCAAACAACTAATGAAAATGTCGAAGAGAACGTCACTGGTGCATTCCCTGTGCCCTTGCACCGGATCGAGCAAGATATGACTTTccaagagaagaaaaatctACTACTGCTAAACCAGATCATCCTGTTCATCCTGAATACATCCCACTATATGACTGATCTCATCTACGCGCTCTACTTCCTGTCATATTGTGAACGTAAGAATGGTGAGGATACGCTTGTTAATGAAGACAAGAAAGTGGTGGATCAGCTCGCAGAGATCCGCAAACAGCTCTATGCACTCGTTTACCAGGTTCGTACCAACTTTCGCCAACTTCTTGATGACTGTGACATGGCCAGTCTGGACTCGGCACCCAAATTTCGCAAACTGATCGACCGTAACCTGATTTGCGTACTGGGTGTCATTAACGAGCTACTGATCTCAGAGATGAAAGCGTTCTCGGCACCACTATCACTTCAGTTGCATAATTGTGTCATGGGGTTTGCCAATATCCATCAGTTTCTCAGGCGAGTGCCCTTGCATCATCAGTATCAGATCACTAAGCCACAACTAGATGTACTACTGCGAGCATTAGGCCACGAACTGATCCCGAGCTGGAAATATCAGCTAGATCTactcaatttcaagctGTTTAACCTGTTGGCTTCGCACGATTCCATCGTGGCCCACTACAGAGAAGCTACAAAAGACCTCGACACAGACGTCCGGGACGGTCCAGGTTTCAAACGATTCGTTGCCTGGCTTAAGGACGAGATTATGGGTAATGTGGCCGTTTAG
- the TDEL0E04810 gene encoding uncharacterized protein (ancestral locus Anc_5.149), translating into MVQASSGKFLDEETYSRLMGFVAGMFSGVAKNTVGHPFDTVKVRLQTSQGTGRFKGPLDCVYKTLKQQGPRGLYLGFTPPLVGWVLMDAALLGSLHNYRMLLHKYVYPEYEKLPLSGCIISGVMSGWTVSFIAAPVELAKAKLQVQYGPGTTKYSGPIDVIRKVWAQSGVRGLYKGLISTLIFRSNFVFWWGSYELITQWFKNNTKLSDPAINFWAGGLSASFGFWTTAFPSDVVKQIVLCNDKCDGSFKAWRDTVRDVYQKQGIKGFFRGFVPSFLRSFPANAAALAAFEFVLRNSGAKPS; encoded by the coding sequence ATGGTACAGGCCAGTAGTGGTAAATTcctcgatgaagagactTATTCGAGGCTCATGGGCTTCGTAGCTGGGATGTTCTCCGGTGTTGCCAAGAACACTGTTGGGCATCCTTTCGATACCGTTAAGGTGAGACTACAGACATCACAGGGAACCGGTAGATTCAAAGGACCATTGGACTGTGTTtacaagactttgaaacaGCAGGGCCCTCGAGGACTGTACCTCGGATTTACACCACCACTAGTAGGATGGGTTCTGATGGATGCAGCTCTACTAGGTAGTTTACACAATTATAGAATGCTATTGCACAAATACGTTTACCCCGAGTATGAGAAACTGCCACTGTCGGGGTGTATAATCAGTGGTGTCATGTCTGGTTGGACCGTTAGTTTCATTGCAGCACCAGTAGAGTTGGCCAAGGCGAAGTTGCAAGTGCAATACGGGCCTGGGACTACCAAGTACAGTGGTCCTATCGATGTTATTCGGAAAGTTTGGGCTCAGAGCGGTGTGAGAGGTCTTTACAAAGGTTTGATCAGTACGCTGATATTTAGATCAAATTTCGTCTTTTGGTGGGGGTCATACGAACTAATCACACAATGGTTCAAAAACAATACTAAACTCAGTGACCCTGCAATCAATTTCTGGGCAGGTGGGTTAAGTGCCTCCTTTGGTTTCTGGACCACTGCCTTTCCTTCAGACGTCGTAAAACAGATCGTATTATGCAATGATAAATGTGACGgaagcttcaaagcttGGAGAGACACTGTTCGTGATGTCTACCAAAAGCAAGGAATTAAAGGCTTCTTCAGAGGATTTGTACCTAGTTTCTTAAGATCTTTCCCAGCTAACGCAGCAGCACTAGCTGCTTTCGAGTTTGTCCTGCGGAATAGCGGGGCCAAACCTTCCTAG
- the TDEL0E04820 gene encoding uncharacterized protein (similar to Saccharomyces cerevisiae YJR012C; ancestral locus Anc_5.148) produces the protein MMDEGPSLSYEEIVHHIVSDTPVPNVVEVPDVTLSESMMTVSEMAPRPKPWEVAIEDQKMLKTKGRPSRWGDPI, from the coding sequence ATGATGGATGAGGGTCCCAGTTTGTCCTATGAAGAGATAGTGCATCATATCGTGAGCGATACGCCGGTTCCAAACGTGGTAGAAGTGCCAGATGTTACCTTGAGTGAGTCGATGATGACCGTTTCTGAGATGGCACCTCGACCCAAGCCTTGGGAAGTTGCAATTGAGGACcaaaagatgttgaagacCAAGGGGAGACCATCGAGATGGGGGGACCCGATTTGA